ATATATCCTGAATGCCGGGGAGATCGTCCTGGAAGATTCCGCGCAGAACCTCCTTGAAAATGAAAATGTCATCAAGGCATACTTGGGCGAGGAATAGGGTCATTTATTTTCAAAACCCCCAATCGTTTTAATAATGGAGGAGAGAATGAAAAGGGTGTTTGGAATTATGGCAATGGTTTTCCTGTTTGCCCTTATCTCCACCACGGGTGCACTGGCCGGAGATACCCTGGGAGTGGGACTATGTGCACCCATGAGCGGTGGAGCGGCGTCCTGGGGCAAGAAGGCCGAGGTAGGGACCCGGTTTGCCATTGAGCGCATCAATGCGGCAGGTGGGGTCGTCCCGCGATGCGAGGGCAAGGCCAAAAAACTGGAACTGATCGAGGTTGCCGACGACAAGAATGATCCCCGGGAGGGTGCTGCCATCGCCCAGCGTTTCGTGGACAATCCAAGGATCCTGGCCATGATCGGTCCCATCACCAGTACCGTGGCTCTGGCCGGGGCCCCTATCCTGAACAAGCACGGCCTGGTCCAGCTGGCCATAGGGGCCACCGCCCCCTCCTATACCAATGCCGGACCCTATTCCTTCCGGGTCGTACCGACGGACGCCTTCCAGGGGCGATACATCGCCCAGTGGGCGAAGAGCCAGGGAAGATGGAGCCGCTTCGCCACCATTTACGTGAACGATGACTACGGGAGGGGCTTGAACGAGATGTTCGTCAAAGCCATGGCCGAATCAGGCGGAAAGGTCGTGGCCTCCGAGGCCTTTCTTCCCAATGATACCGATTTTTCGGTCCAACTGGCAAAGATCAAATCCCTGAAGGCCGATGCCCTGTTTATCGCCGGGCATTACAAGGAGGGGGCCCTTATAGCAAGACAGGCCAGGGAATTGGGGATGAAGGTCCAGATCCTGGGGACGGACGGCATCGGGCATCCGGAGTATATCAAGGTGGCGGGAAAGGCCGCGGAAGGCACCTATTATTCCGGATACTTTTCGTTGAAGGACAAACGGCCCTATGTCCAGAAGTGGGCTGCCGACTTCAAAAAGAAGTACGGCCGGGATCCAGGCCTGGTGGAAGGGCTGGCCAATGACTGTGTCCTCCTGGTCGCCAAGGCCATAGAGCTGGGAGGAGCGGATCGACTGGAACTGGCGGTCGCCCTTTCTTCCATCGGTCCCTATCGCCCGCCCGTAATGGGAGCCATGGGTGAGAACCAGTTCGACGCCAACGGGGACATGGTAAGGGATATGTTAATGTATGTTGTAAAAGGCGGGGTGGCGGTCCTGGCCCAATAGGTCTCGTTTCATCGGATCCCTGAAGCGTGGTGAGCGCTCCCATATAATTCGAAACATCACCAAGGATCTTCAATCCGGGGGTGATCAGGCGGAGGCCCGGGATGCCCCCGGGGCAGACCGGGCCCTCAGCTTGTCCCGGGAGCTGGAGTCCTTAAAGAGGGTATGAATGTACGAGATTCGGTTCCACGGCAGAGGAGGCCAAGGAGCGGTGCTGGCCTCCAAGATTCTGGCAAAGGCCATGGTGGAGGAAGGAAAGTACGTCAAGGCGATTCCTTCATTTGGGTTTGAGAGACGCGGGGCACCAGTGGAGGCGTTCCTGAGGTTCGACCGGGAGCCCATTCGAAGGACCACGAACATCTACCACCCGGATTGCGTCATCTGCCTGGATCCGACCCTTCCCCGGGCGGTGGACATCTTCAAGGGGATGAAGCCTGGGGGGATTCTTGTGCAGGCTACCAAGAAGTCCCTCGAGGAACTTCAGGTCACGGCTCCCCTTTCAAGGGTCGGGCTCTGCGATGCCTTTGGAATAGCCCTCGGTATTTTCGGACGTCCCATCACCAATTCCATTATGCTGGGTGCCTTTGCCAGGACGACGGGGATCGTCTCGCTGGATTCCCTGAACAAGGGGATGGCCTCCGTGGCCTTCCGGGACGCAGCCCTGGAGATGAACCTGGAGGCTGTGAGAAGGGGTTATGATGAGACCAAGGTGTTCCAGCTCGACCCTCAGGAGAAATCATGAGACCACAGGCGAAGAAACCCTTTGATTCCTCAAGTATTCCGGATGACTTGTGTCCCATCGCGACCGAGTACTCGGTGCTCAAAACCGGGGACTGGCGGGCGGAACGTCCCGTGGTGGACCGGGACAGATGCGTGAAGTGTGCCACGTGCTGGGTCTATTGCCCGACCCAGTGTATCGTGGAGAAACCGGCCTGGTTCGAGGCGAACCTGGTGATCTGCAAGGGATGCGGCATTTGCGCTCAGGAATGCCCGCACCATGCCATTGTCATGGTGGAAGAAGGCGAGGAGTAGTCATGGGGAA
Above is a window of Deltaproteobacteria bacterium DNA encoding:
- a CDS encoding ABC transporter substrate-binding protein; translated protein: MKRVFGIMAMVFLFALISTTGALAGDTLGVGLCAPMSGGAASWGKKAEVGTRFAIERINAAGGVVPRCEGKAKKLELIEVADDKNDPREGAAIAQRFVDNPRILAMIGPITSTVALAGAPILNKHGLVQLAIGATAPSYTNAGPYSFRVVPTDAFQGRYIAQWAKSQGRWSRFATIYVNDDYGRGLNEMFVKAMAESGGKVVASEAFLPNDTDFSVQLAKIKSLKADALFIAGHYKEGALIARQARELGMKVQILGTDGIGHPEYIKVAGKAAEGTYYSGYFSLKDKRPYVQKWAADFKKKYGRDPGLVEGLANDCVLLVAKAIELGGADRLELAVALSSIGPYRPPVMGAMGENQFDANGDMVRDMLMYVVKGGVAVLAQ
- a CDS encoding 2-oxoacid:acceptor oxidoreductase family protein, giving the protein MYEIRFHGRGGQGAVLASKILAKAMVEEGKYVKAIPSFGFERRGAPVEAFLRFDREPIRRTTNIYHPDCVICLDPTLPRAVDIFKGMKPGGILVQATKKSLEELQVTAPLSRVGLCDAFGIALGIFGRPITNSIMLGAFARTTGIVSLDSLNKGMASVAFRDAALEMNLEAVRRGYDETKVFQLDPQEKS
- a CDS encoding 4Fe-4S binding protein encodes the protein MRPQAKKPFDSSSIPDDLCPIATEYSVLKTGDWRAERPVVDRDRCVKCATCWVYCPTQCIVEKPAWFEANLVICKGCGICAQECPHHAIVMVEEGEE